A genomic stretch from Nocardia wallacei includes:
- a CDS encoding condensation protein: MRLGYLDRLDVAPGTLLEWAVSAEPGPVPDPTPLTSNQLLHLAAAPTAWLAATFEVPGPIDQAALAAAFAAWLPRHDALHCCFTAPAAGLRLVSDNDIRLRPRPPVSAPSPEELRRLLGERLDTACAPFTFPPYFLGAVSRPGTSTIVCGFDHAVCDAWSITLAVTELDELYRTACDDGPAALPAAAARLPEAGSFLSYCTKAAANPPPDSAALLREWHEFLRAAGNDLPHFPFELGVPAGISATPGSDVRTVLTPGAVAALHRTAREDGHSVFAVVLAAVAHTVAKLGGGGHTDLVFPVHTRREPRHHNTFGWLVANAPARVRAGDDLATTIPGAAAAIRTGQRLARLPAVTVFESMGTELRRDRRGLFSVSYTDYRLLPGGSRSEFGRALPRQAIQLSRSMPVDDVQLWFARTDEGLSLRTRFPDTPAGQAVVSEFLEVLTELVRTAARN, from the coding sequence ATGCGGCTCGGATATCTCGATCGGCTCGACGTGGCGCCGGGCACGCTGCTCGAGTGGGCGGTTTCGGCGGAGCCCGGCCCGGTGCCCGATCCGACTCCGCTCACCTCCAACCAGCTGCTGCACCTGGCCGCCGCGCCGACAGCCTGGCTGGCCGCCACCTTCGAGGTGCCGGGCCCGATCGACCAGGCGGCGCTGGCGGCCGCGTTCGCCGCCTGGCTGCCTCGGCACGACGCGCTGCACTGCTGTTTCACCGCACCCGCGGCGGGGTTGCGGCTGGTGTCCGACAACGACATTCGACTCCGGCCACGCCCGCCGGTGTCCGCCCCGTCTCCGGAGGAGCTGCGCCGGTTGCTCGGCGAACGGCTGGACACGGCGTGCGCGCCGTTCACGTTCCCGCCGTATTTTCTCGGCGCGGTCAGCCGACCGGGAACATCGACGATCGTCTGCGGATTCGACCATGCCGTCTGTGACGCCTGGTCGATCACGCTCGCCGTCACCGAACTCGACGAGCTGTACCGGACCGCCTGCGACGACGGTCCCGCCGCGCTCCCGGCCGCCGCCGCACGGCTGCCCGAGGCGGGCAGCTTCCTGTCCTACTGCACCAAGGCGGCCGCGAACCCGCCGCCGGACAGCGCGGCCCTGCTGCGCGAATGGCACGAGTTCCTCCGCGCGGCCGGGAACGACCTGCCGCACTTCCCGTTCGAACTGGGTGTGCCCGCGGGCATTTCGGCCACGCCCGGAAGCGATGTCCGTACGGTGCTCACGCCCGGCGCGGTCGCGGCGCTGCACCGGACCGCACGCGAGGACGGCCACTCGGTCTTCGCGGTCGTGCTGGCGGCCGTCGCGCACACCGTGGCGAAACTCGGCGGCGGCGGGCACACCGACCTCGTCTTTCCGGTACACACCCGGCGGGAACCGCGCCACCACAACACTTTCGGGTGGCTCGTGGCCAATGCGCCCGCACGCGTCCGGGCCGGGGACGATCTCGCCACCACGATTCCCGGTGCGGCCGCGGCCATTCGGACCGGGCAGCGGCTGGCACGGCTGCCGGCCGTCACCGTGTTCGAATCGATGGGCACCGAACTCCGGCGAGATCGCCGCGGCCTGTTCAGCGTGTCCTATACCGACTACCGGCTGCTGCCCGGCGGCTCGCGCAGCGAGTTCGGCCGGGCCCTGCCCCGGCAGGCCATCCAGCTGAGCCGGTCCATGCCGGTCGACGACGTGCAGTTGTGG